The Sesamum indicum cultivar Zhongzhi No. 13 linkage group LG6, S_indicum_v1.0, whole genome shotgun sequence genome has a segment encoding these proteins:
- the LOC105163468 gene encoding subtilisin-like protease SBT1.2, with protein sequence MGEAKIPLFFSIFLLYLLSLHAESLQTYIVQLHPDGPSRSWFGSRLHWHLSFIDKSISTEEDSSSRLLYSYSSAMEGFAAQLSAFEVEMLKKSHEVVAVRPDRRFDIHTTYSYKFLGLSPTREGGAWMESGFGRGSIIGLLDTGVWPESPSFDDRGMPPVPRKWKGICQEGQDFNASSCNRKLIGARYFSKGHRVASLMSSPDTVVEYVSPRDSHGHGTHTASTAGGAPVPMAGVLGYGDGEARGMAPGAHIAIYKVCWFSGCYSSDILAAMDVAIRDGVDVLSLSLGGFPVPLYEDTIAIGSFRAMEHGISVICAAGNNGPIQNSVANEAPWIATIGASTLDRRFPTIVRLRNGKFLYGESMYPGKGHAAAEKELELVYITGGNKGSEFCLRGSLPKAKVRGKMVVCDRGVNGRAEKGQIVKEAGGAAMILANTEINLEEDSVDVHVLPATLIGSDESNRLKIYINSTTRPKAQIIFGGTVIGKSRAPAVAQFSSRGPSFTDPSILKPDMIAPGVNIIAAWPQNLGPSALPEDSRRVNFTVMSGTSMACPHVSGLAALIHSAHPKWSPAAIKSALMTTAEMTDHLGKPILDGDKPAGLFAIGAGHVNPERAINPGLIYDIQPDDHITHLCTLGYSRPDIFSITHRNVSCHAILQKNRGFSLNYPSFSVIFKKGETRKMVRRRLTNVGKPNSIYSLEMKAPEGVSMRVRPRRLIFKHINQTLSYRVWFISKKRMDIKNSGFGQGRLTWVSMSGSYRVQSPISVTWSSTK encoded by the coding sequence atggGAGAAGCAAAAATTCCACTCTTTTTCTCCATCTTTTTGCTCTACTTGCTTTCTTTACATGCAGAGAGTTTGCAGACCTACATTGTGCAGCTCCACCCTGACGGGCCATCGCGTTCTTGGTTCGGTTCTAGGCTTCACTGGCACCTTTCTTTCATTGATAAGTCCATTTCAACTGAAGAAGATTCTTCTTCACGGCTTCTGTATTCTTACAGCTCTGCCATGGAAGGTTTTGCAGCTCAACTCTCTGCATTTGAGGTTGAGATGTTGAAGAAGTCACATGAAGTTGTAGCAGTGAGGCCTGACAGGAGGTTTGACATTCACACTACTTACTCTTACAAGTTCTTGGGGCTAAGTCCCACAAGAGAAGGTGGTGCCTGGATGGAATCTGGATTCGGTCGGGGATCGATCATTGGTTTGCTCGACACTGGAGTTTGGCCTGAGAGCCCGAGCTTCGATGATCGAGGGATGCCTCCAGTTCCTCGGAAATGGAAAGGGATATGCCAAGAAGGACAGGACTTCAATGCTTCAAGTTGTAACAGGAAACTCATTGGTGCCAGATACTTCAGCAAAGGTCATCGTGTGGCGTCGTTGATGTCTTCACCTGATACTGTGGTGGAATACGTGTCGCCTCGCGATTCCCATGGACATGGCACCCACACAGCTTCCACTGCCGGAGGAGCTCCTGTTCCAATGGCGGGCGTGCTCGGATATGGAGACGGTGAGGCTCGAGGAATGGCCCCTGGTGCGCATATTGCCATATATAAAGTCTGCTGGTTCAGTGGTTGCTATAGTTCAGACATTCTAGCAGCAATGGACGTAGCAATCAGAGATGGAGTTGACGTTCTTTCACTCTCACTAGGTGGATTCCCGGTGCCCCTTTACGAGGACACTATCGCCATTGGCAGTTTCCGAGCCATGGAGCATGGAATATCAGTGATCTGTGCTGCAGGAAACAATGGTCCAATCCAAAACTCAGTTGCAAATGAGGCTCCTTGGATTGCTACCATTGGTGCAAGCACACTTGACAGAAGGTTCCCAACAATAGTTCGACTGAGGAACGGGAAATTTCTATACGGAGAGTCCATGTACCCTGGAAAGGGACATGCAGCTGCTGAGAAAGAGCTTGAGCTGGTTTATATCACAGGTGGCAATAAGGGAAGTGAATTTTGCTTGCGAGGGTCTCTTCCAAAAGCTAAAGTTAGGGGCAAGATGGTGGTTTGTGACCGCGGTGTAAACGGGAGGGCTGAGAAGGGCCAGATAGTGAAGGAAGCTGGGGGTGCTGCAATGATCCTAGCCAACACAGAGATAAACTTGGAGGAAGATTCAGTGGATGTCCATGTCCTGCCAGCAACACTGATAGGTTCCGACGAATCAAATCGGCTGAAGATTTACATCAACTCAACGACAAGACCTAAAGCACAAATCATCTTTGGAGGAACTGTCATTGGAAAATCAAGAGCACCTGCAGTAGCGCAGTTTTCATCGAGAGGGCCAAGTTTCACTGACCCTTCAATTCTCAAGCCGGACATGATCGCTCCAGGGGTGAACATCATCGCTGCATGGCCGCAAAATCTTGGCCCCAGCGCCCTCCCGGAGGACTCTAGAAGAGTAAACTTCACAGTGATGTCGGGGACTTCCATGGCATGTCCACACGTCAGCGGTCTGGCGGCTCTGATCCACTCGGCTCATCCAAAATGGAGCCCCGCAGCCATCAAATCCGCACTTATGACAACTGCAGAAATGACTGATCATCTAGGAAAGCCGATATTGGATGGAGACAAACCTGCTGGGCTCTTTGCAATTGGAGCTGGGCATGTAAATCCTGAAAGAGCCATAAATCCAGGATTGATATATGACATCCAACCAGATGATCATATTACTCATCTATGCACTCTTGGATACAGCAGACCAGACATATTTAGCATTACTCACAGGAATGTGAGTTGTCATGCGATTTTGCAGAAGAACAGGGGATTCAGCCTCAATTACCCCTCATTTTCTGTGATTTTCAAGAAAGGAGAGACAAGAAAGATGGTAAGAAGACGCTTAACGAATGTGGGGAAGCCTAATTCCATTTACTCGCTGGAAATGAAGGCACCCGAGGGAGTCAGCATGAGAGTTAGACCACGCCGCCTTATATTCAAACATATAAATCAAACTTTGAGTTATAGAGTTTGGTTTATATCCAAGAAAAGAATGGATATCAAGAATTCTGGGTTTGGACAAGGGCGTTTGACTTGGGTGAGTATGAGCGGTTCTTACAGGGTTCAGAGTCCAATTTCAGTGACATGGTCATCAACAAAGTGA
- the LOC105163592 gene encoding xyloglucan galactosyltransferase MUR3-like, translating into MKNFSNPKQKNPFGLPKSLNHLMPPQAAPGHFENVRLAGRNVGASMIMGDGGSSESPGSCSINIYINNDIQGINNSVLIGSEVKMGDPGVSLCLEEVKMDRGFRLITKKKERDFATWVLLIAFIILVISVFAYLIMLFSENLMRRRQAAVLTSGEIMEKGQGKSQISCLCLLALLSSFIWICLLYFHFMVLGGRTVTDTSPELNLVPIEATSLNSLPLDSNPSPISHSVTVHRPEVDVGLQRGRVVDNASKDEVPSQVKPRERVAGYASKDKIPDQVKPINVKSPPLGEKIKDKQNYPFMRALRTVDNKSDPCGGRYIYVHNLPPRFNEDMLKECKSLSMWTNMCKFTTNAGLGPPLENVEGVFSDTGWYATNQFAVDVIFGNRMKQYECLTNDSSLAAAIFVPFYAGFDIARYLWGYNVSTRDAASLALVDWLMKRPEWKIMGGKDHFLVGGRITWDFRRLTDQESDWGNKLLFLPAARNMSMLVVESSPWHGNDFGIPYPTYFHPAKDAEVFAWQNRMRKLERKYLFCFAGAPRPGNRKSIRGQIIDQCKNSKVCKLLECDFGESKCHSPSSIMQMFQSSLFCLQPPGDSFTRRSAFDSMLAGCIPVFFHPGSAYTQYTWHLPKNYSQYSVLIAEGDIRRNVSIEQQLKTISVKKVKEMREAVINLIPRVIYADPRSKLETLKDAFDIAVQAVINKVTKLRKDMVEGRKDDFIEELSWKYALLEEGQYIGPHEWDPFFAKRKKDGEPDTDTTRMKTCNMLRVGLCLLLLFPMFLILLL; encoded by the exons ATGAAAAACTTCTCCaacccaaaacaaaaaaatccattTGGTTTGCCTAAATCCCTAAACCACCTGATGCCACCACAAGCTGCTCCTGGACACTTTGAAAATGTCAGACTTGCTGGCAGGAACGTTGGGGCGTCCATGATAATGGGCGACGGTGGGTCCAGTGAGTCTCCTGGAAGTTGCAGCATaaacatttatataaacaacGATATACAGGGGATTAACAATTCTGTGTTAATTGGTAGTGAGGTGAAGATGGGAGATCCTGGAGTTAGCTTGTGTTTGGAAGAAGTGAAAATGGACAGAGGGTTTCGGCTCATaaccaagaaaaaggaaagagattTTGCTACTTGGGTTTTGTTGATCGCATTTATAATACTAGTCATCTCTGTTTTTGCTTATTTAATAATGT TGTTTTCGGAAAATCTGATGAGACGCCGCCAGGCGGCGGTGCTAACGTCTGGTGAGATTATGGAGAAGGGGCAAGGGAAGAGTCAGATTTCATGTCTTTGTTTATTAGCCTTATTATCATCTTTCATTTGGATTTGTCTGTTGTACTTCCATTTTATGGTCCTTGGTGGTAGAACTGTTACTGATACCTCCCCTGAGTTAAACCTTGTTCCAATTGAGGCCACTTCACTGAATTCTCTGCCCCTTGATTCGAATCCCTCCCCCATTAGTCACTCTGTTACCGTTCATCGTCCTGAAGTTGATGTTGGGCTTCAGAGAGGAAGGGTGGTTGATAATGCTTCGAAAGATGAAGTCCCGAGTCAGGTGAAGCCAAGAGAAAGAGTTGCTGGTTATGCTTCGAAAGATAAAATCCCGGATCAAGTGAAGCCAATTAATGTGAAATCCCCGCCTTTGGGAGAGAAAATCAAAGATAAGCAGAACTATCCTTTTATGAGGGCATTGAGAACAGTAGATAATAAGAGTGATCCATGTGGGGGAAGGTACATTTATGTTCACAATCTTCCTCCGAGGTTCAATGAGGATATGCTTAAGGAGTGTAAGAGTCTTAGCATGTGGACCAACATGTGTAAGTTCACCACCAATGCTGGGCTTGGTCCACCGTTGGAGAATGTTGAAGGGGTTTTCTCGGATACTGGGTGGTATGCTACAAATCAGTTTGCAGTGGATGTGATATTTGGCAATCGGATGAAGCAATACGAATGCTTGACAAATGATTCGTCTCTTGCTGCTGCTATTTTTGTGCCCTTTTATGCGGGATTTGATATTGCAAGGTATCTTTGGGGGTACAACGTATCAACTAGGGATGCTGCATCCCTTGCTTTGGTTGATTGGCTCATGAAGAGGCCGGAATGGAAGATAATGGGGGGAAAGGATCACTTTCTTGTGGGGGGTAGGATAACATGGGATTTCAGACGATTAACCGACCAAGAGTCAGACTGGGGTAACAAGCTTCTGTTCTTGCCGGCTGCCAGAAACATGTCCATGCTTGTGGTGGAATCAAGTCCTTGGCATGGAAATGATTTTGGGATTCCATATCCTACTTACTTCCATCCTGCAAAGGATGCTGAAGTGTTTGCCTGGCAGAACAGAATGAGGAAACTGGAGCGgaaatatcttttttgttttgcgGGTGCACCACGTCCCGGCAACCGCAAATCGATCCGTGGGCAGATCATTGATCAATGCAAGAATTCAAAGGTGTGCAAACTTTTGGAATGTGATTTTGGGGAAAGTAAGTGCCATTCTCCTAGCAGCATCATGCAGATGTTTCAGAGCTCCCTTTTCTGTTTGCAACCTCCAGGTGATTCATTTACAAGAAGATCAGCATTTGACTCCATGTTGGCTGGCTGTATACCTGTGTTTTTCCATCCTGGATCGGCCTACACTCAATACACCTGGCATTTGCCAAAGAATTATTCACAATATTCAGTGTTAATTGCAGAGGGTGACATTCGTAGGAATGTTAGCATAGAGCAACAACTCAAAACAATTTCTGTCAAAAAGGTGAAGGAAATGAGAGAGGCGGTCATAAATCTCATTCCAAGGGTAATATATGCAGATCCTCGCTCTAAGCTGGAGACATTGAAGGATGCCTTTGATATAGCTGTTCAAGCAGTTATCAACAAGGTCACAAAGTTGAGGAAAGACATGGTTGAGGGCCGTAAAGATGACTTTATTGAGGAGCTTAGTTGGAAATATGCTTTGTTGGAAGAAGGTCAATATATAGGGCCTCATGAATGGGATCCATTTTTTGCAAAACGGAAAAAAGATGGCGAGCCTGATACTGACA caacaaggatgaagacgtgcaacatgttgcgTGTTGGATTATGCC tattattgttatttcctatgtttttaattttactactGTAA
- the LOC105163469 gene encoding xyloglucan galactosyltransferase MUR3-like: MRRRQAAVLTSGEIMEKGQGKSQISCLCLLALLSSFIWICLLYFHFMVLGGRTVTDTSPELNLVPIEATSLNSLPLDSNPSPISHSVTVHRPEVDVGLQRGRVVDNASKDEVPSQVKPRERVAGYASKDKIPDQVKPINVKSPPLGEKIKDKQNYPFMRALRTVDNKSDPCGGRYIYVHNLPPRFNEDMLKECKSLSMWTNMCKFTTNAGLGPPLENVEGVFSDTGWYATNQFAVDVIFGNRMKQYECLTNDSSLAAAIFVPFYAGFDIARYLWGYNVSTRDAASLALVDWLMKRPEWKIMGGKDHFLVGGRITWDFRRLTDQESDWGNKLLFLPAARNMSMLVVESSPWHGNDFGIPYPTYFHPAKDAEVFAWQNRMRKLERKYLFCFAGAPRPGNRKSIRGQIIDQCKNSKVCKLLECDFGESKCHSPSSIMQMFQSSLFCLQPPGDSFTRRSAFDSMLAGCIPVFFHPGSAYTQYTWHLPKNYSQYSVLIAEGDIRRNVSIEQQLKTISVKKVKEMREAVINLIPRVIYADPRSKLETLKDAFDIAVQAVINKVTKLRKDMVEGRKDDFIEELSWKYALLEEGQYIGPHEWDPFFAKRKKDGEPDTDSSSAEAAKNSWKSERRQHS, translated from the coding sequence ATGAGACGCCGCCAGGCGGCGGTGCTAACGTCTGGTGAGATTATGGAGAAGGGGCAAGGGAAGAGTCAGATTTCATGTCTTTGTTTATTAGCCTTATTATCATCTTTCATTTGGATTTGTCTGTTGTACTTCCATTTTATGGTCCTTGGTGGTAGAACTGTTACTGATACCTCCCCTGAGTTAAACCTTGTTCCAATTGAGGCCACTTCACTGAATTCTCTGCCCCTTGATTCGAATCCCTCCCCCATTAGTCACTCTGTTACCGTTCATCGTCCTGAAGTTGATGTTGGGCTTCAGAGAGGAAGGGTGGTTGATAATGCTTCGAAAGATGAAGTCCCGAGTCAGGTGAAGCCAAGAGAAAGAGTTGCTGGTTATGCTTCGAAAGATAAAATCCCGGATCAAGTGAAGCCAATTAATGTGAAATCCCCGCCTTTGGGAGAGAAAATCAAAGATAAGCAGAACTATCCTTTTATGAGGGCATTGAGAACAGTAGATAATAAGAGTGATCCATGTGGGGGAAGGTACATTTATGTTCACAATCTTCCTCCGAGGTTCAATGAGGATATGCTTAAGGAGTGTAAGAGTCTTAGCATGTGGACCAACATGTGTAAGTTCACCACCAATGCTGGGCTTGGTCCACCGTTGGAGAATGTTGAAGGGGTTTTCTCGGATACTGGGTGGTATGCTACAAATCAGTTTGCAGTGGATGTGATATTTGGCAATCGGATGAAGCAATACGAATGCTTGACAAATGATTCGTCTCTTGCTGCTGCTATTTTTGTGCCCTTTTATGCGGGATTTGATATTGCAAGGTATCTTTGGGGGTACAACGTATCAACTAGGGATGCTGCATCCCTTGCTTTGGTTGATTGGCTCATGAAGAGGCCGGAATGGAAGATAATGGGGGGAAAGGATCACTTTCTTGTGGGGGGTAGGATAACATGGGATTTCAGACGATTAACCGACCAAGAGTCAGACTGGGGTAACAAGCTTCTGTTCTTGCCGGCTGCCAGAAACATGTCCATGCTTGTGGTGGAATCAAGTCCTTGGCATGGAAATGATTTTGGGATTCCATATCCTACTTACTTCCATCCTGCAAAGGATGCTGAAGTGTTTGCCTGGCAGAACAGAATGAGGAAACTGGAGCGgaaatatcttttttgttttgcgGGTGCACCACGTCCCGGCAACCGCAAATCGATCCGTGGGCAGATCATTGATCAATGCAAGAATTCAAAGGTGTGCAAACTTTTGGAATGTGATTTTGGGGAAAGTAAGTGCCATTCTCCTAGCAGCATCATGCAGATGTTTCAGAGCTCCCTTTTCTGTTTGCAACCTCCAGGTGATTCATTTACAAGAAGATCAGCATTTGACTCCATGTTGGCTGGCTGTATACCTGTGTTTTTCCATCCTGGATCGGCCTACACTCAATACACCTGGCATTTGCCAAAGAATTATTCACAATATTCAGTGTTAATTGCAGAGGGTGACATTCGTAGGAATGTTAGCATAGAGCAACAACTCAAAACAATTTCTGTCAAAAAGGTGAAGGAAATGAGAGAGGCGGTCATAAATCTCATTCCAAGGGTAATATATGCAGATCCTCGCTCTAAGCTGGAGACATTGAAGGATGCCTTTGATATAGCTGTTCAAGCAGTTATCAACAAGGTCACAAAGTTGAGGAAAGACATGGTTGAGGGCCGTAAAGATGACTTTATTGAGGAGCTTAGTTGGAAATATGCTTTGTTGGAAGAAGGTCAATATATAGGGCCTCATGAATGGGATCCATTTTTTGCAAAACGGAAAAAAGATGGCGAGCCTGATACTGACAGTTCATCAGCAGAAGCAGCTAAAAATTCTTGGAAGAGCGAGCGAAGACAACATTCATGA
- the LOC105163470 gene encoding NADH dehydrogenase [ubiquinone] 1 alpha subcomplex subunit 9, mitochondrial, translating into MQAVCRRLGNQYTKQSTAPISCFKSIYLLPDQCYGAESTRFASSLATKGVGHLVRKGTGGRSSVSGIVATVFGATGFLGRYLVQQLAKMGSQVLVPFRGSEDCHRHLKLMGDLGQIVPMKYNPRDENSIKAVMAKANVVINLIGREYETRNFSFEEVNHHMAEQLALIAKEHGGIMRYIQVSCLGASPSSSSRMLRAKAAGEEAVLRELPEATIMRPAAMIGTEDRVLNPWAHFAKKYSFLPLLGDGSTKIQPVYVVDVASAIVAALKDDGSSMGKVYELGGPEIYTLHQLAELMYDMIREWPHYVKVPFPIAKAIATPREVLLNKVPFPMPTPTIFNLDQIEALSTDTLVSENALKFEDLGIVPCKLKGYPVEFLIQYRKGGPQYGSTVSEKVTPQSWS; encoded by the exons ATGCAGGCCGTGTGCAGGCGTTTGGGGAACCAATACACCAAGCAATCGACCGCTCcaatttcttgtttcaaatCGATTTACCTGCTTCCTGATCAAT GTTATGGTGCAGAGAGCACGAGGTTTGCTTCTTCTCTTGCCACCAAAGGCGTGGGGCATTTAGTTCGCAAGGGCACTGGCGGCAGATCATCCGTTAG TGGCATTGTTGCAACAGTATTTGGAGCTACGGGATTTCTTGGGCGATATTTAGTGCAGCAACTGG CTAAGATGGGTTCTCAAGTGCTAGTTCCATTCCGAGGCTCTGAGGATTGTCATCGGCACCTTAAACTGATGGGTGATCTGGGTCAG ATTGTTCCCATGAAATACAATCCTAGAGATGAAAATTCCATCAAGGCGGTGATGGCAAAGGCTAATGTTGTTATTAATCTTATAG GAAGGGAGTATGAGACCAGAAATTTCAGTTTTGAGGAAGTGAATCACCACATGGCCGAACAGCTTGCTCTC ATTGCCAAAGAACATGGTGGCATCATGAGGTACATTCAAGTTTCTTGCTTGGGGGCTAGTCCATCATCTTCATCCAGAATGCTTAGAGCTAAAGCAGCAGGTGAAGAAGCTGTCTTACGAGAATTGCCCGAG GCTACTATTATGAGACCTGCTGCGATGATTGGCACAGAGGATCGAGTTTTAAATCCATGGGCACACTTTGCTAAAAAATACAGTTTTCTCCCACTCTTAGGAGATGGATCGACCAA GATTCAGCCTGTATATGTTGTTGATGTTGCGTCAGCAATTGTTGCCGCCTTAAAAGATGATGGTAGTAGCATGGGAAAAGTTTATGAACTTGGTGGGCCAGAGATTTACACCTTGCATCAACTA GCAGAACTTATGTATGACATGATTCGTGAGTGGCCTCACTATGTGAAGGTTCCTTTCCCTATCGCCAAG GCTATAGCAACACCTCGAGAAGTATTGCTTAATAAAGTTCCTTTCCCAATGCCTACCCCTACCATATTCAACTTGGACCAAATTGAAGCACTTTCCACAGATACACTGGTGTCTGAAAATG CTTTGAAGTTTGAGGATCTTGGAATTGTGCCTTGTAAGCTGAAAGGATATCCAGTTGAGTTTCTCATACAATATCGTAAAGGGGGACCACAATACGGTTCAACAGTTAGTGAGAAAGTTACCCCACAGTCGTGGTCTTGA